The following proteins come from a genomic window of Phnomibacter ginsenosidimutans:
- a CDS encoding dihydrodipicolinate synthase family protein → MPAVANKFVPVMITPFNLKAKVDFDAVNRLIDFYLAAGVKGFFANCLSSEMYSITEDERLELTRHVVRYVNGRVPVVATSSFGLTIYDKAEFTKRIFDTGIDAAILITGHFANVEDSDEVLLNNFERMFKLTGNIPLGMYECPAPYKRIISPDVFSTLLSAGRMVYHKDTSIDPEKVKAKLDLLKATASKLEFYDAHSPNAMYSLQMGARGMSSISGNFYPEILVWMVNNANNPDKQEDVKWLQAEISRVDPLIHVAYPMSAKYFLRKRGLPVRTISRATALELTPEQKQTLDDIHRSFMHWCERLNITPVDIEQIMLPRYRLDAAI, encoded by the coding sequence ATGCCAGCAGTTGCCAACAAGTTTGTGCCCGTCATGATTACGCCTTTCAACCTCAAGGCGAAAGTGGATTTTGATGCCGTGAACCGCCTCATCGATTTTTACCTTGCGGCGGGTGTAAAAGGTTTTTTCGCCAATTGCCTCAGCAGCGAAATGTACAGCATCACCGAAGATGAACGGCTAGAACTCACCCGCCACGTAGTGCGGTATGTAAATGGCCGGGTGCCCGTGGTAGCTACTTCTTCCTTTGGCCTCACCATTTACGACAAAGCAGAATTTACCAAACGCATATTTGATACGGGCATCGATGCAGCCATTTTGATTACCGGGCATTTTGCCAATGTGGAAGACAGCGATGAAGTGTTGCTCAACAATTTTGAACGCATGTTCAAACTCACCGGCAATATTCCATTGGGCATGTACGAATGTCCGGCGCCGTACAAACGCATCATTAGTCCTGATGTATTCAGCACTTTACTCAGCGCCGGCCGCATGGTGTATCACAAAGACACGTCCATCGATCCGGAAAAAGTAAAAGCCAAACTCGATTTGCTCAAAGCCACAGCAAGCAAGCTCGAATTTTATGATGCGCATTCGCCCAATGCCATGTATAGTTTGCAAATGGGTGCCCGTGGCATGTCGAGCATCAGCGGCAATTTTTATCCTGAAATTTTGGTGTGGATGGTCAACAATGCCAACAACCCCGACAAGCAGGAAGATGTAAAATGGTTGCAGGCAGAAATCAGCCGGGTAGACCCGCTCATTCATGTGGCTTATCCCATGAGTGCCAAGTATTTTTTGCGCAAACGTGGCTTGCCCGTTCGTACAATCAGCAGGGCTACTGCGCTGGAGCTAACGCCAGAGCAAAAGCAAACACTAGATGATATCCATCGCAGCTTTATGCACTGGTGCGAAAGGCTCAACATTACTCCGGTTGATATAGAGCAAATCATGCTGCCCCGCTACCGGTTAGATGCGGCTATTTAA
- a CDS encoding sodium:solute symporter produces the protein MSHLQTIDYVIILLVLGITLWLGFRFANRQKTTAQYFLSKGNFPAWALGLSLLSTLISSVTFLGYPAQGFTSNWILLVQGLMVPVVLMGTIWFIVPLYRKVIGLSTYEYFEKRFGMFARYYSSSSFIIRQFAGMGTVLFLIAVAIHEMTNMHPFLVLGVVGFVLVMVNLKGGMQAVIWLDVFQGFMLFASGIICLLVLLYSIDGGIAEAWNIASANNRTGFGPYKWDVTQLTLLVMMINGAFYAIQKYGTDQTVVQRYLSAKNDKAAIKASLLGISLTVPIWTIFMLIGTALFVFYKQRGLPDGMQAEAVFPHFIMTQLPTGVIGFIVAALISAAICSLSADLNSLAAVGIEDYYKKLRPHKTDKQYLHMSKLYVVLSGLLSIAIGGLYLLTGNEGVLGVIFTVYAIFSGGIVGIFLLGLFSARANRQGVNIGIIVCILFTAWAFLTSTPVGVSNPRLLLDLGDYNFTHHKLMLGVYSHLIVIVVGYIASLFYPPPVLEPNLLFSSWRQNRQQEKENSF, from the coding sequence ATGTCCCATCTTCAAACCATTGATTACGTTATCATCCTGCTGGTGTTGGGCATTACGCTCTGGCTGGGATTTCGTTTTGCCAACCGGCAAAAAACAACAGCACAATATTTTTTATCGAAAGGCAATTTTCCCGCATGGGCATTGGGATTGTCCTTGCTGTCTACCCTCATCAGCAGTGTTACATTTTTGGGCTATCCCGCACAGGGCTTTACCAGCAACTGGATTTTACTGGTGCAAGGTTTGATGGTGCCAGTAGTACTGATGGGCACCATTTGGTTCATTGTTCCCTTGTACCGAAAAGTGATTGGCCTGAGTACCTACGAGTATTTTGAAAAGCGGTTCGGCATGTTTGCCCGTTACTACAGTTCGTCATCTTTTATCATAAGGCAGTTTGCGGGTATGGGTACGGTCTTGTTTCTCATTGCAGTAGCCATACATGAAATGACGAATATGCATCCCTTTCTGGTTTTGGGTGTGGTTGGTTTTGTATTGGTAATGGTGAATTTGAAAGGCGGTATGCAGGCAGTGATTTGGCTGGATGTTTTTCAGGGCTTTATGCTGTTTGCCAGTGGCATTATTTGCCTGCTGGTATTGTTGTATTCTATTGATGGGGGCATTGCCGAAGCTTGGAACATTGCAAGTGCCAACAACCGCACCGGCTTTGGTCCGTACAAATGGGATGTAACGCAACTTACCTTGCTGGTCATGATGATTAATGGTGCATTTTATGCCATTCAGAAGTATGGCACCGATCAGACCGTGGTGCAAAGATACCTCTCTGCAAAAAATGATAAGGCTGCCATCAAAGCATCGTTGCTGGGTATTTCACTAACGGTTCCCATCTGGACCATTTTCATGTTGATTGGTACAGCGTTGTTTGTTTTTTACAAACAGCGTGGCCTGCCCGATGGCATGCAGGCCGAAGCGGTATTTCCTCATTTTATAATGACGCAACTGCCAACGGGTGTTATTGGTTTTATTGTAGCAGCACTTATTTCCGCTGCTATTTGCAGCCTCAGTGCCGACCTCAATTCGCTGGCCGCTGTAGGTATTGAAGACTACTATAAAAAACTTCGTCCGCACAAAACGGATAAGCAATACCTCCACATGAGTAAGCTGTACGTAGTGTTGTCTGGTTTGTTGTCCATTGCCATTGGCGGCTTGTATTTACTTACCGGCAATGAAGGTGTGTTAGGTGTCATCTTTACCGTGTACGCCATTTTCTCTGGCGGCATTGTGGGTATTTTTTTACTGGGATTGTTTAGTGCCCGGGCCAATCGGCAAGGCGTTAATATTGGTATCATTGTGTGTATTCTGTTTACGGCATGGGCATTTTTAACCAGCACACCTGTGGGAGTTAGCAACCCCAGATTGCTGCTTGATTTGGGAGACTATAACTTTACACATCACAAACTCATGTTGGGTGTGTATAGCCACCTCATTGTGATTGTGGTCGGTTATATCGCCAGTTTGTTTTATCCGCCACCTGTGCTGGAACCCAACCTCTTGTTTAGTAGCTGGCGGCAAAACCGGCAGCAGGAAAAAGAAAATTCATTCTAA
- a CDS encoding iron-containing alcohol dehydrogenase: MTNSPMHIIFPGKLMVGNGSFAQLPGELLQWQPRKVLLATIEPLLANIQPLKAALEAAQVEVLINTAIVAEPSFADFHHIMQEAAAFAPDVVVGIGGGSVLDIAKLIAAQLDNPQTLQEYVGIGLLKDRSKKLVCVPATAGTGSEVSPNAILVDDTDNQKKGIISPYLVPDPVCVDALLTVSVPPAITAATGMDALTHCLEAYTNKFAQPFIDMFALKGIQLIAANIEAAVKDGSDLDAREKVALGSLYGGFCLGPVNTAAVHALSYPLGSMYHLPHGLSNALLLPYVMEYNLVAAPHRYAQVAVALGCDALADNIATAKWGVKKIKALNKACGIPATLQEVGVTKESIPQMAAEAMKIQRLLKNNPRNVTEADAIDIFTNAFA, translated from the coding sequence ATGACCAATTCTCCTATGCATATCATTTTTCCCGGCAAGCTCATGGTGGGCAATGGCAGCTTTGCACAGTTGCCCGGTGAACTGCTGCAGTGGCAGCCACGCAAAGTGTTGCTGGCTACCATCGAACCGTTGTTGGCAAACATTCAACCACTCAAAGCAGCACTCGAAGCTGCTCAGGTAGAAGTGCTCATCAATACGGCTATCGTTGCAGAGCCAAGCTTTGCCGATTTTCACCACATCATGCAAGAGGCCGCAGCATTTGCACCCGATGTAGTGGTAGGCATTGGCGGCGGCAGTGTGTTAGACATTGCCAAACTCATAGCTGCCCAACTCGACAATCCGCAGACATTGCAAGAGTATGTAGGCATTGGGTTGCTCAAAGACCGCTCTAAAAAATTGGTGTGTGTACCTGCTACAGCCGGCACTGGCAGCGAGGTGTCGCCCAACGCCATTTTGGTTGATGATACCGACAATCAAAAGAAAGGCATCATTAGTCCGTACCTCGTACCCGATCCGGTGTGTGTGGATGCATTGCTGACTGTTTCTGTACCGCCGGCCATTACTGCCGCTACTGGTATGGATGCGCTGACACATTGCCTCGAAGCATACACCAATAAATTCGCACAGCCCTTCATTGATATGTTTGCATTGAAAGGCATTCAATTGATTGCTGCCAATATTGAAGCTGCGGTAAAAGATGGCAGCGATTTGGATGCCCGTGAAAAAGTAGCACTTGGTAGTTTGTATGGCGGATTTTGTTTGGGGCCTGTGAATACAGCAGCAGTACATGCCTTGAGTTATCCATTAGGCAGCATGTATCATTTGCCGCATGGTTTAAGCAATGCATTACTGTTGCCCTATGTAATGGAATACAACCTTGTGGCTGCGCCGCACCGCTATGCACAAGTAGCAGTAGCCTTGGGTTGCGATGCTTTGGCCGATAATATTGCTACCGCTAAATGGGGCGTGAAGAAAATAAAAGCGTTGAATAAGGCTTGTGGTATACCGGCTACGTTGCAAGAAGTAGGCGTTACCAAAGAAAGCATTCCGCAAATGGCTGCTGAAGCCATGAAGATTCAACGCCTGTTGAAAAACAATCCACGCAACGTGACTGAAGCTGACGCAATTGATATTTTTACAAACGCATTTGCATGA
- a CDS encoding four-carbon acid sugar kinase family protein, translating into MIAVLADDFTGAAELAGIAVRYGLRVSLCLGEVKPTTADVLVVSTDSRSMSDAKALAVTSTIVQQILLLQPRWMYKKTDSVLRGYVMQELQLQMQLCNQTQALLLPANPTLGRTIEQGKYLVNKVPVHEAGFAADPEFPRTSAGLADMLGVEEIPVLEVGEALSHAAVMLASAATMQDVHHWANAVPAGIALAGAGDFFTALLARTYQEQLSSVIQLQQPFLYVCGTAFPAAVSFVQQVALMHPASVVWLSFVANGTKPHPDCVQQLAFALQHVGKVIFAIDATQIPAGCTAAQLRSCMADAVAQLFARQYVAEMFIEGGSTATSILEALQLHELQPQQEWERGSVRMKSNDCFISVKPGSYVLPPIIQQLFVA; encoded by the coding sequence ATGATAGCTGTATTGGCCGATGATTTTACGGGTGCTGCAGAACTGGCAGGCATTGCTGTTCGATACGGGCTTCGGGTTTCCTTATGCCTGGGCGAAGTAAAACCTACAACTGCCGATGTACTTGTTGTATCTACCGATAGCCGCAGTATGTCAGATGCAAAAGCACTGGCTGTTACTTCAACTATAGTGCAGCAAATATTGCTGCTACAACCACGTTGGATGTACAAAAAAACCGACAGTGTGCTGCGGGGTTATGTAATGCAAGAGTTGCAATTGCAAATGCAATTGTGCAACCAAACACAAGCCCTGTTGCTACCGGCCAATCCAACCTTGGGACGAACCATTGAACAAGGAAAATATTTGGTAAACAAAGTGCCGGTGCATGAGGCAGGCTTTGCTGCAGATCCTGAGTTTCCCAGAACCAGTGCCGGTTTGGCCGACATGCTGGGTGTAGAAGAAATACCTGTATTGGAAGTGGGCGAAGCATTGTCGCATGCAGCTGTAATGCTTGCCTCCGCAGCAACCATGCAAGATGTGCATCATTGGGCCAATGCCGTACCTGCAGGCATTGCATTGGCTGGGGCCGGTGATTTTTTTACAGCCTTGTTAGCCAGAACCTACCAGGAACAGCTTTCAAGTGTGATTCAGTTGCAGCAACCGTTTTTGTATGTGTGTGGTACAGCATTTCCTGCAGCTGTCAGTTTTGTACAGCAGGTAGCCCTTATGCATCCGGCGTCTGTTGTATGGTTATCATTTGTAGCCAATGGTACTAAACCACATCCGGATTGTGTGCAACAACTTGCCTTTGCATTACAGCATGTGGGTAAAGTGATATTCGCCATTGATGCTACACAAATACCTGCTGGTTGTACGGCTGCTCAATTGCGCAGTTGCATGGCCGATGCGGTTGCGCAGCTATTTGCCCGCCAATATGTAGCAGAAATGTTTATTGAAGGGGGCTCTACCGCCACCAGTATATTGGAAGCCTTGCAGCTACACGAACTGCAGCCACAGCAAGAGTGGGAGCGTGGTTCTGTTCGTATGAAATCCAATGATTGTTTTATCTCCGTAAAGCCCGGTAGTTATGTGCTGCCACCCATTATTCAACAACTGTTTGTAGCATAA
- a CDS encoding fumarylacetoacetate hydrolase family protein, translating into MIHLYNTSAGIVALHQGNAFVLMHSSWDALINRDDAYAHLQQLLAQTAVAGNEQWLQQQTILPPIGSQEVWAAGVTYLRSKTARMEESKESGGATFYDKVYDAERPELFFKATASRVRGHLQPLRIRQDSSWNVPEPELTLVITSSSKIVGYTIGNDMSSRSIEGENPLYLPQAKMYDGSAAIGPCILVLPQPIAPHTGIAMRIERMGATVFEGATSIDRMKRTHQELVSFLYREYSHPHGCYLMTGTCVVPDNDFTLQQADVVHIHIDGIGTLTNSIA; encoded by the coding sequence ATGATACATTTGTACAACACATCAGCCGGCATTGTAGCGCTGCATCAGGGCAACGCCTTCGTATTGATGCACAGCAGCTGGGATGCACTCATCAACCGCGACGATGCCTATGCGCATTTACAACAACTACTTGCACAAACAGCCGTGGCGGGCAACGAACAGTGGTTGCAACAGCAAACCATTTTGCCACCCATTGGTTCGCAGGAAGTATGGGCCGCAGGGGTTACTTATCTGCGCAGCAAAACAGCCCGCATGGAAGAAAGCAAGGAAAGCGGCGGCGCTACCTTTTACGATAAAGTGTACGATGCCGAGCGGCCCGAGCTGTTTTTCAAAGCCACAGCCTCAAGGGTACGGGGGCATTTGCAGCCATTGCGCATCCGGCAAGACAGCAGCTGGAATGTACCCGAACCAGAGCTTACGTTGGTAATAACATCTTCCAGCAAAATAGTAGGATATACTATTGGGAACGATATGAGCAGTCGTAGTATTGAGGGTGAAAATCCTTTGTATTTGCCGCAGGCAAAAATGTATGACGGAAGCGCTGCCATAGGGCCATGTATTTTGGTGTTACCGCAGCCCATTGCTCCACACACAGGTATTGCTATGCGCATCGAAAGGATGGGTGCCACCGTATTTGAAGGGGCAACCAGCATCGACCGAATGAAGAGAACGCATCAGGAACTGGTGTCTTTTTTGTACCGGGAATACAGTCATCCTCATGGCTGCTACCTCATGACCGGTACCTGCGTGGTTCCTGATAACGACTTTACATTGCAGCAGGCCGATGTGGTGCACATTCACATCGATGGCATCGGAACATTGACCAATTCCATTGCCTAA
- the pdxA gene encoding 4-hydroxythreonine-4-phosphate dehydrogenase PdxA → MSKALPILAITMGDPASIGPEIAVKALLQPAIHQICRPLLIGDAAVFQQIIQLLKLPAQVHAVNSVADARFNIGSIDVFDLGITDVSALQFGEIAAMCGEASFQAVKKAIELAMAGEVDATVTGPINKKSINEAGHHFAGHTEIYAHYTSTKKYAMLLVEDNINVIHVSTHVSLRQACDLVKHDRIVQVIELIVDGLKRLGKTNLKIGVAGLNPHSGDNGLFGTEDIEEIAPAVATARALGYDVEGPVPPDTMFAKAAMGAYGGVVAMYHDQGHIPFKLSGFKWNAKKQQMDSVKGVNITLGLPIIRTSVDHGTAFEIAGKGIASADAMILAIESAVQLSQHQ, encoded by the coding sequence ATGAGTAAAGCATTACCCATACTCGCCATTACCATGGGCGACCCGGCCAGCATTGGTCCGGAGATAGCAGTGAAAGCATTATTACAACCCGCTATTCATCAAATTTGCCGGCCATTGCTGATTGGTGATGCCGCCGTGTTTCAGCAAATCATCCAGCTGTTGAAGTTGCCTGCGCAGGTACATGCTGTCAACAGTGTGGCCGATGCACGGTTTAACATAGGCAGCATTGATGTATTCGATTTAGGGATTACAGATGTGTCTGCATTGCAGTTTGGCGAAATAGCCGCCATGTGTGGCGAAGCTTCTTTTCAGGCTGTAAAAAAAGCCATTGAATTGGCGATGGCCGGAGAAGTGGATGCCACTGTTACTGGTCCCATCAATAAAAAATCCATCAACGAAGCAGGGCATCATTTTGCCGGCCATACAGAAATATATGCGCATTACACCAGCACTAAAAAATATGCCATGCTACTGGTGGAAGACAACATCAATGTAATACACGTGAGTACCCATGTTTCGCTGCGTCAGGCTTGCGATTTGGTAAAGCACGACCGTATCGTTCAGGTGATAGAACTGATTGTAGATGGTTTGAAACGATTAGGAAAAACCAACCTGAAAATCGGCGTTGCGGGATTGAACCCTCACTCCGGAGACAATGGTTTATTTGGCACAGAAGACATAGAAGAAATAGCGCCGGCAGTTGCAACGGCCCGTGCTTTGGGCTACGATGTAGAAGGACCTGTGCCACCCGATACCATGTTTGCCAAAGCTGCCATGGGTGCTTATGGTGGTGTGGTGGCCATGTATCACGATCAGGGACATATTCCTTTCAAGCTTTCGGGTTTTAAATGGAATGCCAAAAAACAACAAATGGACAGTGTGAAAGGTGTAAACATTACTTTGGGCTTGCCCATTATCCGTACGTCAGTAGACCACGGTACTGCTTTTGAAATAGCAGGCAAAGGCATAGCCAGTGCCGATGCCATGATACTGGCCATAGAAAGTGCGGTGCAGCTGAGCCAGCACCAATAG
- a CDS encoding dihydrodipicolinate synthase family protein yields the protein MIDYSIYKGIIVPAVTPLTASFQIDEPAVGRLFQSFYAHQISPFILGTTGESASLSAAVKLQYLEAAAKHKQTGTVLYAGISSNVLEESLAFAAQCATHQVDAVAATLPSYYALTPAQMHQYFRSLADASPLPVIVYNIPATTHMSIPLEVIDALSHHPNIVATKDSERSEERLQQSLALWKDRTDFGHFLGWAAQSANALLGGSRGLIPSTGNLMPGIYSRMLQAVHNNDVTTAQAMQVQSDVYGQLYQGGKTLGESLWALKRLMQHKGICAATVMPPLQPMSDAEAATLIQEFEALKQTA from the coding sequence ATGATAGATTATTCGATATACAAAGGCATCATCGTACCGGCTGTTACACCACTTACAGCATCTTTTCAAATAGATGAGCCAGCAGTGGGCCGGTTGTTTCAATCATTCTATGCACATCAGATTTCGCCTTTTATTTTGGGCACCACCGGGGAATCAGCATCGCTGAGTGCTGCGGTAAAATTGCAATACCTCGAAGCCGCTGCAAAGCACAAGCAAACAGGCACTGTGTTGTATGCCGGTATTTCCTCCAATGTGTTGGAAGAAAGCCTGGCATTTGCAGCGCAGTGTGCCACGCACCAGGTTGATGCTGTGGCTGCAACACTGCCATCTTATTATGCATTGACGCCAGCGCAAATGCATCAGTATTTCCGCTCACTGGCTGATGCTTCGCCATTGCCCGTTATTGTTTACAACATACCGGCTACCACACACATGAGCATTCCGCTGGAGGTGATTGATGCCTTGAGTCATCATCCCAATATTGTTGCTACAAAAGATTCAGAACGAAGTGAAGAGCGGCTGCAGCAATCCCTGGCGTTATGGAAAGACCGCACAGATTTTGGTCACTTCCTCGGCTGGGCTGCGCAATCGGCCAATGCATTGCTGGGCGGTAGCCGTGGCTTGATACCGAGTACGGGCAATCTTATGCCAGGCATCTATAGCCGTATGTTGCAAGCAGTACACAACAACGATGTAACCACTGCACAAGCCATGCAGGTACAAAGCGATGTATACGGACAGTTGTATCAGGGAGGAAAAACACTGGGCGAAAGTTTGTGGGCATTGAAACGGTTGATGCAACACAAAGGTATTTGTGCAGCAACTGTGATGCCACCATTGCAGCCCATGAGTGATGCGGAAGCAGCAACACTCATACAAGAATTTGAAGCGTTAAAACAAACAGCATGA